A region of the Arenibacter antarcticus genome:
TCACTATCGTTCAATCGAACTGACTATAGATCACATTGTTTATTATGCAGTGCCTACTGCCAAGAGCGCAGAGCAATCTCAATACTCACTACTTTGTACTGGAGACTTACCAATGCCTCATTTTATTACCATATCAAAAGGTTTCAGAGTTAATTCGTTTCAGGCTAGTACCGAACAAATCTCAATACTTTGTACTTAATACTCACTACTTAATACTATCTCTCACATTTCCATTTTAATAACAAACCCTAGGCCTTCCAACACTACCCAACATTGATTGCCGGAGACGTATTTTACGGTGCCTTCTTGGGCTTTGAAACCCATGGATGAAAGGTCCAGTTTTGTTCCTGGTTGTATGGTTTCTACTTGAATAGTGGGGTTGTTCTTGGCAGCTTGCACTTCTTTTAATGCCGTTACTTCTTCTTCGGTAACTACTGCGGGTTTTCCTAGCCAATGCATATAACGCACCACGCCAGGGGCCTGAAAGACTATATTGCGTTCTTTTTCTTCTAGCTGTACCAAGATCATGG
Encoded here:
- a CDS encoding UpxY family transcription antiterminator; protein product: MPWYVLFTKPQNEKKAASRLQAMNITAYCPLRMEVRQWSDRKKKVEVPLLPSMILVQLEEKERNIVFQAPGVVRYMHWLGKPAVVTEEEVTALKEVQAAKNNPTIQVETIQPGTKLDLSSMGFKAQEGTVKYVSGNQCWVVLEGLGFVIKMEM